In the genome of Nycticebus coucang isolate mNycCou1 chromosome 12, mNycCou1.pri, whole genome shotgun sequence, one region contains:
- the PVRIG gene encoding transmembrane protein PVRIG: MGDWPGGPDDPGACEGHCMGSEVWMREQGLAKRPSWFMANITGLFDTVQAPSMAKDDNGQNQGEAVGVRVGAVSAAPRSGWAGAMVGHQPLVLPWALLALCLTAGTPEVWVQVQMEATEFPSFTIRCEFLGSGSISLVTVSCGGPDHAGGTRLAVLHPELGTQQWAPARQAHWETRSSVSLTLEELETRSLSANTTFCCKFASFPEGSQEACGAFLPSPDPGFPGPTPVPILRADLAGILGFSGILLFGCIYLLYLLRRQRHWPVSKLQPPLASTQAQSPVQAAVPASLSTHHILYSSINTSFCPAALDMVHPHRQLSWWTPFPTHTACQPQATDTRPCTACSSFVSVENRLYAQAAERPPHTGPKLTPFPDTLGPTAMQGRLGAQ, translated from the exons ATGGGCGATTGGCCTGGAGGTCCTGATGACCCAGGTGCCTGTGAAGGCCACTGCATGGGCAGCGAGGTGTGGATGAGGGAACAGGGCTTGGCCAAGAGACCCAGTTGGTTTATGGCAAACATCACAGGACTCTTTGACACGGTGCAAGCCCCCAGCATG GCAAAGGATGATAATGGCCAGAATCAGGGGGAGGCTGTGGGGGTG AGAGTAGGTGCTGTCTCTGCAGCCCCCAGGTCTGGGTGGGCGGGAGCCATGGTTGGGCACCAGCCCCTGGTCCTGCCCTGGGCACTTCTGGCCCTTTGCCTGACTGCTG GGACCCCTGAGGTGTGGGTACAAGTTCAGATGGAGGCCACTGAGTTCCCATCCTTTACCATCCGCTGTGAGTTTCTGGGATCTGGCTCCATCTCTCTGGTGACTGTGAGCTGCGGGGGGCCCGACCATGCTGGTGGGACCAGGCTGGCTGTGCTGCACCCAGAACTTGGCACCCAGCAGTGGGCCCCTGCCCGCCAGGCCCACTGGGAAACCAGAAGCAGCGTCTCCCTCACCCTGGAAGAGTTGGAGACAAGAAGCCTCAGTGCCAACACCACCTTCTGCTGCAAATTTGCTTCCTTTCCTGAAGGCTCCCAGGAGGCCTGTGGAGCTTTCCTGCCCAGCCCAGACCCAG GCTTCCCTGGCCCAACTCCGGTTCCCATTCTGCGGGCAGACCTAGCTGGGATCTTGGGGTTCTCAGGGATCCTCCTCTTCGGCTGTATCTACCTCCTATACCTCCTACGCCGGCAGAGACACTG GCCTGTTAGTAAGCTCCAGCCACCCCTCGCCAGCACCCAGGCACAGTCCCCAGTACAG GCAGCTGTCCCAGCTTCCCTGTCCACTCACCACATCCTCTATAGCTCCATCAACACCAGCTTCTGCCCAGCAGCTCTGGACATGGTCCATCCCCATCGGCAGCTATCCTGGTGGACACCATTTCCCACCCATACTGCATGTCAGCCCCAGGCCACTGACACCAGGCCCTGCACTGCATGCAGCAGCTTTGTCTCTGTTGAAAACAGACTCTATGCCCAGGCTGCAGAGAGGCCTCCCCACACAGGCCCCAAGCTCACTCCTTTCCCTGACACTCTGGGGCCCACGGCCATGCAGGGGCGCTTGGGAGCTCAATGA